The proteins below come from a single Gordonia sp. X0973 genomic window:
- a CDS encoding DUF2631 domain-containing protein: MASTEVDHAPVDTGWVREPADVPSARFGWSGFGRKSAGIAGWIVVIGLLGMTIGNHQGKVEDIYLVVIAVVVAFLLLRNTLWPRRSKSA, encoded by the coding sequence GTGGCTAGCACCGAGGTCGATCACGCACCCGTGGACACCGGTTGGGTCCGCGAGCCGGCCGACGTCCCGTCGGCGCGCTTCGGCTGGAGCGGCTTCGGCCGCAAGTCGGCGGGCATCGCCGGTTGGATCGTCGTCATCGGCCTGCTGGGCATGACGATCGGCAACCACCAGGGCAAGGTCGAGGACATCTACCTCGTCGTAATCGCCGTCGTCGTCGCGTTCCTGCTGCTGCGCAACACCCTCTGGCCGCGCCGCAGCAAGTCGGCCTGA
- the dxr gene encoding 1-deoxy-D-xylulose-5-phosphate reductoisomerase, producing MGKNGDVTTRVLLLGSTGSIGTQALEVIAEHPDRFTVVGLGAGGGNPATLITQARTFGIAPSAVAVADDRVAEEVSDALGGPVHHGPDAMVALVGAVPADIVLNAVVGARGLAPSLAVLETGARLALANKESLVAGGSLVMEAAAPGQIVPVDSEHSAIAQCLRGGSAGEVDRLVLTASGGPFRGWSAEQLRDVTPEQAGKHPTWSMGPMITLNSATLVNKALEVIEAHLLFDVPYDRIDVTVHPQSIVHSMVTFVDGATIAKASPPSMKLPIALALGWPDRVPGSSHACDFSTASAWTFEPVDDEVFPAIAVAREAGRAGGSLTAVYNAANEVAAQAFLDGGLRFDRIVPTIAEVLSAADEWRARPGSVDDVFAADRWARARAAEMVRATELNQ from the coding sequence ATGGGGAAGAATGGCGATGTGACCACACGCGTACTGCTTCTCGGGTCGACCGGATCGATCGGCACCCAGGCCCTGGAGGTCATCGCCGAACACCCGGACCGTTTCACCGTGGTCGGCCTCGGCGCGGGCGGCGGCAACCCTGCGACGTTGATCACACAGGCCCGCACATTCGGCATCGCGCCGTCGGCGGTCGCCGTGGCCGACGACCGGGTGGCCGAAGAGGTGTCCGACGCGTTGGGCGGACCGGTACACCACGGCCCCGATGCGATGGTCGCCCTGGTCGGCGCCGTGCCCGCGGACATCGTCCTCAACGCGGTCGTCGGCGCGCGGGGCCTCGCCCCGAGCCTCGCGGTGCTGGAGACCGGTGCCCGGCTGGCGTTGGCGAACAAGGAATCCCTCGTCGCCGGCGGGTCGCTCGTGATGGAGGCCGCCGCGCCCGGCCAGATCGTCCCGGTCGACTCGGAGCACTCCGCCATCGCCCAGTGCCTGCGCGGCGGCAGCGCCGGCGAGGTCGACCGACTCGTCCTCACCGCATCCGGCGGCCCGTTCCGCGGGTGGTCCGCCGAGCAGTTGCGCGACGTCACGCCCGAGCAGGCGGGCAAGCATCCGACCTGGTCAATGGGGCCGATGATCACCCTGAATTCGGCAACGCTGGTCAACAAGGCGCTCGAGGTGATCGAGGCCCACCTCCTCTTCGACGTCCCGTACGACCGCATCGACGTCACTGTGCACCCGCAGTCGATCGTGCACTCGATGGTCACCTTCGTCGACGGGGCGACGATCGCGAAGGCCTCGCCGCCGTCGATGAAGCTGCCGATCGCCCTGGCACTCGGCTGGCCCGATCGGGTCCCCGGTTCGTCGCACGCGTGCGACTTCTCGACCGCGTCGGCGTGGACCTTCGAACCCGTCGACGACGAGGTGTTCCCGGCCATCGCCGTGGCGCGCGAGGCCGGCCGGGCCGGGGGGAGCCTCACCGCCGTGTACAACGCCGCCAACGAGGTCGCCGCCCAGGCCTTTCTCGACGGCGGGCTGCGCTTCGACCGCATCGTGCCCACCATCGCCGAGGTCCTCTCCGCCGCCGACGAATGGCGGGCCCGGCCGGGTAGTGTGGACGACGTATTCGCCGCTGATCGGTGGGCGCGCGCCCGGGCGGCCGAGATGGTGAGAGCAACGGAGTTGAACCAGTGA
- a CDS encoding RIP metalloprotease yields MSFALGVVGFAIALVLSVAWHECGHMWAAQATGMKVRRFFVGFGPKLWSTTRGETEYGFKAIPAGGFCDIAGMTPYDELTPDEESRAMYKQKPWKRVVVLLAGPLQNFILGFVLIVVLAVGWGLPDLHPAPTPAVVASTFCVAPQLDEKGENAAPCAGVGPAAEAGLRAGDKIVAVNGTPVTKAAEVSPVLAKATGPVAMDVERNGQILHLSVTPTPVTISGPGPNGTTTTEHRKMVGLKYPLPPAPVKHNLLSAIPASVAFTGDMFSATWDALLSLPTKIGALWTAVTGGERSVDTPISVYGASVIGGEAVEHGVWELWLGLLISINFFLGLFNLVPLLPLDGGHIAVVAWEKVRDALRRLRGKSPAGPVDYMKLMPVTYAVVAVMGVFMVLTVTADIINPIKLF; encoded by the coding sequence GTGAGCTTTGCCCTCGGGGTCGTGGGATTCGCGATCGCATTGGTGCTGTCGGTGGCCTGGCACGAGTGCGGCCACATGTGGGCGGCACAGGCCACCGGGATGAAGGTCCGTCGATTCTTCGTCGGATTCGGCCCCAAGCTGTGGTCCACCACCCGCGGGGAGACCGAATACGGCTTCAAGGCGATCCCCGCCGGCGGCTTCTGCGACATCGCCGGGATGACGCCCTACGACGAGTTGACTCCCGACGAGGAGTCGCGCGCGATGTACAAGCAGAAGCCGTGGAAACGCGTGGTGGTGCTGCTCGCCGGCCCGCTGCAGAACTTCATCCTCGGCTTCGTGCTCATCGTCGTGCTCGCCGTCGGATGGGGGCTTCCGGACCTGCATCCGGCCCCGACGCCGGCCGTCGTCGCGTCGACCTTCTGCGTCGCTCCGCAACTCGACGAGAAGGGGGAGAACGCCGCACCGTGTGCCGGTGTCGGCCCCGCGGCCGAGGCCGGATTGCGCGCCGGGGACAAGATCGTCGCGGTCAACGGCACCCCGGTCACCAAGGCCGCCGAGGTCAGCCCGGTGCTGGCCAAGGCCACCGGTCCGGTCGCGATGGACGTCGAGCGCAACGGCCAGATCCTGCACCTGTCGGTCACCCCGACCCCGGTGACCATCAGCGGCCCGGGACCCAACGGGACCACGACCACCGAGCACCGCAAGATGGTCGGCCTGAAATACCCGCTGCCGCCCGCGCCGGTGAAGCACAACCTGCTCTCGGCCATCCCGGCGTCCGTGGCGTTCACCGGCGACATGTTCTCGGCGACCTGGGACGCACTGCTGTCGCTGCCGACCAAGATCGGCGCCCTGTGGACCGCGGTCACCGGCGGTGAGCGGTCGGTGGATACCCCGATCAGCGTCTACGGGGCCTCCGTCATCGGCGGCGAGGCCGTCGAGCACGGGGTGTGGGAGTTGTGGCTCGGCCTGCTCATCAGCATCAACTTCTTCCTCGGCCTGTTCAACCTGGTCCCGTTGTTGCCGCTCGACGGCGGACACATCGCCGTGGTGGCGTGGGAGAAGGTCCGCGACGCGCTGCGCCGCCTGCGGGGCAAGTCACCCGCCGGTCCGGTCGACTACATGAAGCTCATGCCCGTCACCTATGCCGTCGTGGCCGTGATGGGCGTGTTCATGGTGTTGACCGTGACCGCCGACATCATCAATCCGATCAAGCTGTTCTGA
- the ispG gene encoding flavodoxin-dependent (E)-4-hydroxy-3-methylbut-2-enyl-diphosphate synthase, with amino-acid sequence MTSPSSPLAIGLGMPAGPPPTLAPRRKTRQIHVGKVGVGSDFPISVQSMTTTKTHDVNATLQQIAQLTASGCDMVRVACPRQEDADALPEIARKANIPVIADIHFQPKYIFAAIDAGCAAVRVNPGNIKEFDGRVKEVAQAASAAGIPIRIGVNAGSLDKRMMEKYGKATPEALVESALWEASLFEEHGFGDIKISVKHNDPVIMVEAYRQLAAQCDYPLHLGVTEAGPAFQGTIKSAVAFGALLSEGIGDTIRVSLSAPPAEEIKVGDAILQSLNLRPRKLEIVSCPSCGRAQVDVYKLAEEVTAGLDGMEVPLRVAVMGCVVNGPGEAREADLGVASGNGKGQIFVKGEVVKTVPESQIVETLIEEALRIAEESGDTGQGAPVVTVS; translated from the coding sequence ATGACCAGCCCCAGTTCCCCCCTCGCCATCGGCCTCGGCATGCCGGCGGGTCCGCCGCCCACGCTCGCCCCGCGACGCAAGACGCGCCAGATCCACGTCGGAAAGGTCGGGGTCGGCAGCGACTTCCCGATCTCGGTGCAGTCGATGACGACCACCAAGACGCATGACGTGAACGCGACGCTGCAGCAGATCGCGCAGCTCACCGCCTCCGGATGCGACATGGTCCGGGTCGCCTGCCCGCGCCAGGAGGATGCCGACGCGCTGCCGGAGATCGCCCGTAAAGCCAACATCCCGGTGATCGCCGACATCCATTTCCAGCCGAAGTACATTTTCGCCGCGATCGACGCCGGATGCGCCGCGGTCCGCGTCAACCCGGGAAACATCAAGGAGTTCGACGGCCGGGTCAAGGAGGTCGCGCAGGCGGCGTCGGCGGCCGGTATCCCGATCCGCATCGGCGTCAACGCCGGTTCGCTCGACAAGCGCATGATGGAGAAATACGGCAAGGCGACGCCGGAAGCGCTCGTCGAGTCGGCGCTGTGGGAGGCGTCGCTGTTCGAGGAGCACGGCTTCGGCGACATCAAGATCTCGGTCAAGCACAACGACCCGGTGATCATGGTCGAGGCCTACCGCCAGCTCGCCGCCCAGTGCGACTACCCGCTGCACCTCGGCGTCACCGAGGCCGGCCCGGCGTTCCAGGGCACGATCAAGTCCGCCGTCGCGTTCGGCGCCCTGCTCTCGGAGGGGATCGGCGACACCATCCGCGTCTCGCTCTCGGCGCCCCCGGCCGAGGAGATCAAGGTCGGCGACGCCATCCTGCAGTCGCTGAACCTGCGCCCGCGCAAGCTGGAGATCGTCTCCTGCCCGTCGTGCGGTAGGGCCCAGGTCGACGTCTACAAGCTCGCCGAGGAGGTCACCGCCGGCCTCGACGGCATGGAGGTGCCGCTGCGCGTCGCCGTCATGGGCTGCGTCGTCAACGGACCGGGGGAGGCGCGCGAGGCCGACCTCGGTGTCGCCTCCGGCAACGGCAAGGGGCAGATCTTCGTCAAGGGCGAGGTGGTCAAGACCGTTCCCGAGTCGCAGATCGTCGAGACGTTAATCGAGGAAGCGCTGCGGATCGCCGAGGAATCGGGCGACACTGGACAGGGCGCACCCGTCGTCACCGTCAGCTGA
- a CDS encoding GNAT family N-acetyltransferase codes for MLTRQRRSLQSSDALAVARALAADPVSSCMVAARVEAFGIEPRWLGGQLWSADDPEYSLCYSGANLVPVVGDEADLDYFAETALAGPRECSSLVGPAHLALGLWERLEPTWGPAREVRAVQQLMALPGDPQIEADPEVRLVTRADLDLYFPAAVEMFTAEIGLDPRAPDGGRLYRNRLAGLIDAGRVFARFDGDRVVFKAEIGAMSHAVGQIQGVWVDPRFRSVGVGKAGTAAVASAIRAHGRTPSLYVNDFNTTARAAYAAVGFEQVGTFATVLID; via the coding sequence ATGTTGACCAGGCAACGCCGATCGCTGCAGAGCAGCGACGCGCTCGCGGTGGCGCGGGCGTTGGCCGCCGACCCGGTGTCGTCATGCATGGTCGCCGCCCGGGTCGAGGCCTTCGGGATCGAACCGCGCTGGCTCGGCGGACAGCTGTGGTCAGCCGACGACCCGGAGTATTCGCTGTGCTACTCGGGTGCGAACCTCGTGCCGGTCGTCGGGGACGAGGCCGATCTCGACTACTTCGCCGAAACCGCGCTGGCGGGTCCGCGCGAATGCTCGTCGCTCGTCGGTCCGGCACATCTCGCCCTGGGCCTCTGGGAACGGCTGGAGCCGACGTGGGGTCCGGCGCGCGAAGTGCGCGCGGTCCAGCAGCTGATGGCCCTGCCGGGCGATCCGCAGATCGAGGCCGACCCGGAGGTCCGGCTGGTCACCCGCGCCGACCTCGACCTGTACTTCCCGGCCGCGGTCGAGATGTTCACCGCCGAGATCGGACTCGACCCCCGCGCACCTGATGGCGGCCGCCTCTATCGCAACCGCTTGGCCGGGCTCATCGACGCGGGCCGCGTCTTCGCCCGGTTCGACGGCGATCGAGTGGTGTTCAAGGCCGAGATCGGCGCGATGTCGCACGCGGTCGGTCAGATCCAAGGCGTGTGGGTGGATCCCCGATTCCGGTCGGTCGGAGTCGGCAAGGCCGGAACCGCGGCCGTCGCGTCGGCGATCCGCGCACACGGCCGGACCCCGAGCCTCTACGTGAACGACTTCAACACGACCGCCCGAGCCGCCTATGCGGCGGTCGGTTTCGAACAGGTCGGCACATTCGCGACCGTGCTCATCGACTGA
- a CDS encoding AMP-binding protein encodes MSDAPQPAQLTAADLLHARAADPGTALVNADGSWTWQEFVEQCAIRAAALSAIRAEGPWHVGVLMDNDPEYLFLIGGAALCGATIVGINPTRRGAELRNDILRTDCQTVIVGESYRELAADFAADVDTLHVADTAYQHLLGRCSDSRPRDWTDTTAQNHTLLLLFTSGSTGAPKAVKCSSARLAAIGSINIHNATADDVAYNAMPLFHGNALMSAWAPILYAGGTYAIRSRFSASAFRTDIQRFGATFFNYVGRSLAYILAQPESPDEADNNLRFGWGTEASPRDREEFVRRYGAPIIESYGSSEGVCVIVRDETTPLGALGKPNPMLGMEVLNDEQQPCPPARFDEHGVLVNPTEAIGEIVARGGALRFEGYYNNPEATAEKIRGGDYWSGDLAYVDEDGVYWFAGRTNDWIRVDSENFSTAPLERIVARYPAIRGATAYAVPDPRTGDRVMVAVEPVSGEAFDVDDFARFLDAQPDIGTKWWPQLIRVTERFPLTATRKLDKGALRRRAWHTDDPVYEWQDGAYQLLDAQRIAALAEEFDAHDRTHLIPAATDAAQQPPAAAPAGQ; translated from the coding sequence ATGTCGGATGCGCCACAGCCCGCGCAATTGACCGCCGCCGACCTGTTGCACGCGCGCGCCGCCGATCCCGGCACCGCGCTCGTCAACGCGGACGGCTCGTGGACCTGGCAGGAGTTCGTCGAACAGTGCGCGATCCGTGCGGCCGCACTGAGCGCGATCCGTGCCGAAGGCCCCTGGCACGTCGGCGTACTCATGGACAACGACCCGGAGTACCTGTTCCTCATCGGCGGCGCCGCCCTGTGCGGCGCGACCATCGTCGGCATCAACCCGACGCGGCGCGGAGCCGAGCTGCGCAACGACATCCTGCGCACCGACTGCCAGACCGTCATCGTCGGCGAGTCCTACCGCGAGTTGGCCGCGGACTTCGCCGCCGACGTCGACACGCTGCACGTGGCCGACACCGCCTACCAGCACCTCCTCGGCCGCTGCTCGGATTCGCGGCCCCGGGACTGGACCGACACCACCGCGCAGAACCACACCTTGTTGCTGCTGTTCACCTCCGGTTCGACCGGTGCGCCCAAGGCGGTCAAGTGCAGCTCGGCGCGGCTCGCGGCCATCGGCAGCATCAACATCCACAACGCCACCGCCGACGACGTCGCGTACAACGCGATGCCCCTGTTCCACGGCAACGCCCTGATGAGCGCCTGGGCGCCGATCCTGTACGCCGGCGGCACCTACGCGATCCGCTCGCGCTTCTCCGCGTCGGCGTTCCGCACCGACATCCAGCGCTTCGGCGCCACCTTCTTCAACTACGTCGGCCGCTCCCTGGCCTACATCCTCGCCCAGCCCGAGTCCCCCGACGAGGCCGACAACAACCTGCGCTTCGGCTGGGGCACCGAGGCCTCCCCCCGCGACCGCGAGGAGTTCGTGCGGCGCTACGGCGCCCCCATCATCGAGTCGTACGGCTCCTCGGAGGGGGTCTGCGTCATCGTCCGCGACGAGACGACGCCGCTCGGCGCACTCGGCAAGCCGAATCCGATGCTGGGCATGGAGGTCCTCAACGACGAACAGCAGCCGTGCCCGCCGGCCCGGTTCGACGAGCACGGCGTCCTGGTCAATCCGACCGAGGCGATCGGCGAGATCGTCGCGCGCGGCGGCGCCCTGCGATTCGAGGGCTACTACAACAATCCGGAGGCCACCGCCGAGAAGATCCGCGGCGGGGACTACTGGTCCGGCGACCTCGCCTATGTCGACGAGGACGGCGTGTACTGGTTCGCCGGGCGGACCAACGACTGGATCCGGGTCGACTCGGAGAACTTCTCCACCGCCCCGCTGGAACGCATCGTCGCGCGCTATCCGGCCATCCGGGGCGCCACCGCCTACGCCGTACCCGACCCCCGCACGGGCGACCGCGTCATGGTCGCCGTCGAGCCGGTGAGCGGCGAAGCCTTCGACGTCGACGACTTCGCCCGCTTCCTCGACGCGCAGCCCGACATCGGCACCAAGTGGTGGCCCCAGTTGATCCGCGTCACCGAGCGCTTTCCCCTCACCGCCACCCGCAAGCTCGACAAGGGCGCGCTGCGCCGGCGCGCGTGGCACACCGACGACCCGGTCTACGAATGGCAGGACGGCGCCTATCAACTCCTCGACGCGCAGCGGATCGCCGCGCTCGCCGAGGAGTTCGACGCCCACGACCGCACCCATCTAATTCCGGCCGCGACCGACGCGGCCCAACAACCCCCGGCCGCAGCCCCGGCCGGACAATGA
- a CDS encoding TetR/AcrR family transcriptional regulator, which translates to MTTESLTATGRPRDNRIDEAVLEAARALLAEVGYADLTLTAVAARAQTSVPALRRRWPSKAHLVHQAVFPDDLAVPPRDPDAGLADEVETVVGNCVALFSDRAMSRAITGLLSDLVADDELQRELTARLRDVVWSDLEERFTRAALRDGVAIVVDPSIIVETAFGAALMTVVLRGSDALDDQWRATMSATLLAGLRAVGST; encoded by the coding sequence GTGACGACAGAAAGCCTCACGGCCACGGGTCGGCCGCGCGACAACCGGATCGACGAGGCCGTACTCGAGGCCGCACGGGCGCTGCTGGCCGAGGTCGGCTACGCGGACCTGACGCTGACGGCCGTGGCCGCACGGGCGCAGACCTCCGTTCCGGCACTTCGCCGCCGGTGGCCGAGCAAGGCCCACCTCGTCCACCAGGCCGTCTTCCCCGACGACCTCGCCGTGCCCCCGCGAGACCCGGACGCCGGACTCGCCGACGAGGTCGAGACGGTCGTCGGCAATTGCGTCGCGCTGTTCTCCGATCGGGCGATGAGCCGGGCGATCACCGGGCTGCTGAGCGACCTGGTGGCCGACGACGAACTCCAACGCGAATTGACCGCCCGATTGCGCGACGTCGTGTGGAGCGACCTCGAGGAGCGATTCACCCGCGCCGCGCTGCGCGACGGCGTGGCGATCGTGGTCGACCCGTCGATCATCGTCGAGACCGCCTTCGGCGCGGCCCTGATGACCGTGGTGCTGCGCGGCTCCGACGCCCTCGACGACCAGTGGCGGGCGACCATGTCGGCGACCTTGCTCGCCGGTCTGCGGGCGGTCGGGTCGACCTAA
- a CDS encoding penicillin-binding transpeptidase domain-containing protein yields the protein MISSKAKTRMVAIAVAALVGVSLSACGSAEDSPRKAVDRFLASLSAHDAKGAGAQTTDPTAASKAIADLWDGLEGASLDVTTGKVRLSVDNALADVTYKWQLPGKREWSYTAQVAASRGDAGWSVRWMPTDLHPELGADQRLRFRVIEAPRAEVNEADGSRVMANGTVVGVSFDPKAARAAGAEPAQSVAAAVAALHRFDPKLDTQKILETATASGNPYSLIRLSHQDFDQLRDRLAIPGVVATDQAELLPTNPGFAPALLTQVRKVVGDETVGAPGWRVDIVNPNGLTAGVLTDHSPTPAPAVTLTMSRTVQAAAQRAVNATDRFKIAMVVIQPSTGNILAVAQNGRADADGLIATNGLFPPGSTFKMVTAAAAIRNNIAHPTSIVPCPGEIQIGPRVIPNYDKFALGDIPLLGAFAQSCNTTFAELASRMGPSALANQAAAMGLGATYDIPGLANVSGSVPIAPELVSRSEDGFGQGKVLVSPFGLALVAATVAHGSPPVPKFILGRETKVSGPRPTVDPKIYDELKPMMRAVVTEGTGTVVSGNGPIFAKTGEAEFAGGSHAWFAGYRGDLAFATLIVGGGDSTHAVGVTRDFFNSLPSDYALGPRP from the coding sequence ATGATCTCTTCGAAGGCAAAGACCCGGATGGTTGCGATCGCGGTCGCCGCCCTGGTGGGCGTGTCGCTCTCGGCATGCGGCTCGGCCGAGGACAGCCCGCGCAAAGCCGTCGACCGCTTCCTGGCGTCGCTCTCGGCCCACGACGCGAAGGGGGCGGGTGCCCAGACCACCGATCCCACCGCCGCGTCGAAGGCGATCGCCGACCTCTGGGACGGTTTGGAGGGCGCCTCCCTCGACGTCACGACGGGGAAGGTGCGCCTCTCCGTCGACAACGCGCTGGCCGACGTCACCTACAAGTGGCAGCTGCCGGGCAAGCGCGAATGGAGCTACACCGCCCAGGTCGCGGCCAGTCGCGGCGACGCCGGCTGGTCGGTCCGGTGGATGCCGACCGACCTGCACCCCGAGCTGGGGGCCGACCAGCGGCTGCGGTTCCGCGTCATCGAGGCGCCGCGGGCGGAGGTGAACGAGGCCGACGGTTCCCGCGTGATGGCCAACGGCACCGTCGTCGGCGTCAGCTTCGACCCCAAGGCGGCCCGCGCGGCCGGTGCCGAGCCGGCCCAGTCGGTGGCGGCGGCGGTCGCCGCGCTGCACCGCTTCGACCCCAAGCTCGACACCCAGAAGATCCTGGAGACCGCGACGGCCTCGGGTAACCCGTACTCGCTGATCCGGTTGAGTCATCAGGACTTCGACCAGCTTCGGGACCGTCTCGCCATCCCGGGGGTCGTGGCCACCGATCAGGCCGAACTGCTTCCGACCAACCCCGGATTCGCCCCCGCACTGCTCACCCAGGTCCGCAAGGTGGTCGGCGACGAGACCGTCGGCGCCCCGGGGTGGCGCGTCGACATCGTCAACCCCAACGGTCTGACCGCCGGCGTCCTCACCGATCATTCGCCGACGCCGGCGCCGGCCGTCACGCTGACCATGTCGCGCACCGTGCAGGCCGCAGCACAGCGCGCGGTCAACGCCACCGACCGCTTCAAGATCGCCATGGTGGTCATCCAGCCCTCGACGGGGAACATCCTCGCCGTCGCCCAGAACGGCCGGGCCGACGCCGACGGCCTGATCGCGACCAACGGCCTCTTCCCACCCGGCTCGACCTTCAAGATGGTGACCGCCGCCGCGGCGATCCGGAACAACATCGCGCACCCGACGTCGATCGTGCCGTGCCCCGGCGAGATCCAGATCGGGCCGCGCGTGATCCCGAACTACGACAAATTCGCCCTCGGCGACATCCCGCTGCTCGGCGCCTTCGCGCAGTCCTGCAACACGACCTTCGCCGAACTCGCCAGCCGCATGGGCCCGTCGGCCCTGGCCAACCAGGCCGCGGCGATGGGACTGGGGGCGACCTACGACATCCCCGGGCTGGCCAATGTCTCCGGATCGGTCCCGATCGCCCCGGAACTCGTGTCTCGCAGCGAGGACGGGTTCGGCCAGGGCAAGGTGCTGGTGTCCCCGTTCGGGCTGGCGCTGGTCGCGGCGACGGTCGCCCACGGCTCACCGCCGGTGCCCAAGTTCATCCTGGGCCGCGAGACCAAGGTGTCCGGACCCCGTCCCACCGTCGACCCCAAGATCTACGACGAACTCAAGCCGATGATGCGGGCGGTGGTCACCGAGGGCACCGGCACCGTGGTCAGCGGAAACGGGCCGATCTTCGCGAAGACCGGTGAGGCCGAGTTCGCCGGCGGCTCGCACGCCTGGTTCGCCGGCTACCGCGGCGACCTGGCATTCGCCACACTGATCGTCGGGGGTGGCGATTCGACGCATGCCGTCGGCGTCACCCGGGATTTCTTCAACTCGCTCCCGTCCGACTACGCGCTGGGGCCGCGACCCTGA
- the map gene encoding type I methionyl aminopeptidase, protein MPVRAPLAPGVVSPRRAVPDHIVRPEYVGRTTAKEGAEPWVQTPDIIERVRVAGKIAANALAVAGAAVEPGVTTDELDGIVHDYLVAHDAYPSTLGYKGYPKSCCTSVNEVICHGIPDSTVVADGDIVNIDVTAYIDGAHGDTNATFLAGDVAPEAADLVERTRIATERAIKAVKPGRELNVVGRVIEAYASRFGYNVVRDFTGHGIGETFHNGLVVLHYDQPNVETVIEPGMVFTIEPMINLGGLPYEIWDDGWTVVTKDRKWTAQFEHTLVVTDEGAEILTLPDDDPFTA, encoded by the coding sequence ATGCCAGTCCGTGCCCCTCTCGCCCCCGGCGTCGTCTCCCCGCGCCGCGCCGTGCCCGATCACATCGTCCGCCCCGAGTACGTTGGCCGGACGACGGCCAAGGAGGGCGCCGAGCCGTGGGTGCAGACCCCCGACATCATCGAACGGGTCCGGGTCGCCGGGAAGATCGCCGCCAACGCGCTGGCCGTGGCCGGTGCGGCGGTCGAGCCGGGGGTCACCACCGACGAGCTCGACGGGATCGTGCACGACTACCTCGTCGCCCATGACGCCTATCCGTCGACCCTCGGCTACAAGGGCTATCCGAAGTCGTGCTGCACGTCGGTCAACGAGGTCATCTGCCACGGGATCCCCGATTCGACGGTGGTCGCCGACGGCGACATCGTCAACATCGACGTCACCGCCTACATCGACGGCGCACACGGCGACACCAACGCGACCTTCCTCGCCGGCGACGTCGCGCCGGAGGCCGCCGATTTGGTGGAGCGCACCCGCATCGCCACCGAGCGGGCGATCAAGGCGGTCAAACCCGGTCGGGAACTGAACGTCGTCGGCCGGGTCATCGAAGCCTATGCCAGCCGATTCGGCTACAACGTGGTCCGCGACTTCACCGGCCACGGAATCGGGGAGACCTTCCACAACGGGCTCGTGGTGCTGCACTACGACCAGCCGAACGTCGAGACCGTGATCGAGCCGGGCATGGTGTTCACCATCGAGCCGATGATCAACCTCGGCGGGCTGCCGTACGAGATCTGGGATGACGGGTGGACCGTCGTGACCAAGGACCGCAAGTGGACGGCGCAGTTCGAGCACACCCTCGTCGTCACCGACGAGGGCGCGGAGATCCTGACCCTGCCCGACGACGACCCGTTCACCGCCTGA